Proteins co-encoded in one Gemmatimonas aurantiaca genomic window:
- the nth gene encoding endonuclease III has translation MARSGNGPRQPLSVKKPGTTRKAAVPKDTTPSPTAPRPRRTAKTFGQKPSQRAAPVARSPKTKAEKQAIATIVLERLTAEYPDAHCELDHHNAFELLCATILSAQCTDVRVNMVTPQLFARFPDPGSLQDAPPEEVEAIVRTTGFYRAKAKNLIGMARALVRDHHGEVPRTIGELVPLPGVGRKTANVILGNAFGINEGIVVDTHVQRLARRLGLTREPDPVGIERELMPLFPRESWALLSHLLIWHGRRVCFARKPACDRCVLADVCPSAGIDG, from the coding sequence ATGGCCCGATCCGGCAATGGTCCCCGTCAACCGCTCTCGGTGAAGAAGCCGGGGACGACGCGGAAGGCTGCCGTCCCCAAGGACACGACTCCGTCCCCCACGGCGCCACGACCGCGCCGGACCGCGAAGACCTTCGGCCAGAAACCATCGCAGCGCGCCGCACCGGTGGCGCGGAGTCCGAAGACCAAAGCGGAGAAGCAGGCGATCGCCACGATCGTGCTGGAGCGGCTGACCGCGGAGTATCCCGATGCGCATTGCGAACTCGATCATCACAATGCCTTCGAGTTGTTGTGTGCGACCATCCTGTCCGCGCAGTGCACGGACGTGCGGGTGAACATGGTGACCCCGCAGCTCTTCGCGCGATTTCCCGACCCCGGGTCACTGCAGGACGCACCACCGGAGGAGGTGGAGGCGATCGTGCGCACGACGGGATTCTACCGCGCGAAAGCGAAGAATCTCATCGGCATGGCCCGCGCGCTGGTGCGGGATCATCACGGCGAGGTGCCACGCACGATCGGGGAACTGGTGCCACTGCCCGGCGTGGGCCGCAAGACCGCCAACGTCATACTCGGCAACGCCTTCGGTATCAACGAAGGCATCGTGGTGGACACTCATGTGCAGCGACTCGCCCGTCGGCTGGGTCTCACGCGCGAACCCGACCCCGTGGGCATCGAGCGGGAACTCATGCCGCTCTTTCCGCGTGAATCGTGGGCCCTGTTGAGCCATCTGCTCATCTGGCACGGCCGGCGCGTCTGTTTCGCGCGCAAACCGGCGTGCGATCGGTGCGTGCTGGCGGATGTGTGTCCGAGCGCGGGCATCGACGGCTGA
- a CDS encoding peptidylprolyl isomerase, whose protein sequence is MAKIATIETNKGTLVAELFGGEAPQTVENFEKLANSGFYDGVKFHRVIPDFVVQGGDPYSRDLPAGDRRIGTGGPGWQIPCETKGNPHTHQIGALSMAHAGRDTGGSQFFLVLSESNTRHLNGVHTVFGQVTQGLEILPTIVQNDHMVSVRVADAA, encoded by the coding sequence GTGGCCAAGATCGCTACGATCGAAACCAACAAAGGCACGCTGGTCGCCGAGCTGTTTGGCGGCGAAGCGCCGCAGACCGTCGAAAACTTCGAGAAGCTGGCCAACTCCGGCTTTTATGATGGCGTGAAGTTCCATCGTGTGATCCCCGACTTCGTGGTCCAGGGTGGCGATCCGTATTCGCGCGACCTGCCGGCCGGCGACCGTCGCATCGGCACGGGCGGCCCGGGGTGGCAGATCCCGTGCGAGACCAAGGGCAATCCGCACACCCACCAGATTGGGGCGCTGTCGATGGCGCACGCGGGACGCGACACGGGCGGCAGCCAGTTCTTCCTGGTGCTGAGCGAGTCCAACACCCGGCATCTGAACGGCGTGCACACGGTGTTCGGCCAGGTGACCCAGGGGCTGGAGATCCTGCCGACGATCGTGCAGAATGATCACATGGTATCGGTCCGCGTGGCCGACGCCGCCTGA
- a CDS encoding endonuclease/exonuclease/phosphatase family protein, whose product MANLVCPCGEVFHIEGAPAGASVRCRKCGRVLSAASARPSAASAASEKRTVRQRSARARSAGATVMMPEGTSPSRAFRWPRYVIWLATGITILLAVVFQFDADNSRLGMLLAFAPRSWILIPWALLLTAALLLGVPTLLTAIVGASVAAIFVSGFELPRWRTPDVSGRALRIVTYNTDRSALLATTLRRDLAEWGADVVLLQDCKTIVADSLRVRAPVSLHITPEFCFASRYPLRRVDTLHTAVRTGTGTVGRFGNVLRYEVELPTGALLPIYSLHLESPRNALWAARNLDFSQLTTSMMVRGADSRRATQFVSRADSAFVVAGDFNLPYGSLILKRDWGDLTNAFAEVGWGFGNTMRAGRFQVRIDHVLTPPTLVPMAVKVLNGYPSEHQPVVVDLAWRGDL is encoded by the coding sequence ATGGCAAATCTTGTGTGCCCCTGCGGCGAAGTATTTCACATTGAGGGCGCACCGGCCGGTGCGAGCGTGCGTTGCAGAAAGTGCGGCCGGGTGCTGTCCGCGGCATCGGCACGACCAAGCGCAGCTTCTGCAGCTTCTGAAAAACGCACCGTCCGGCAACGCTCCGCCCGAGCCCGTTCTGCGGGCGCCACAGTCATGATGCCGGAAGGCACCTCACCGAGCCGTGCGTTTCGATGGCCTCGCTACGTGATCTGGCTGGCCACGGGCATCACGATCCTGCTGGCCGTGGTCTTTCAATTCGATGCGGACAATTCGCGCCTGGGCATGCTGCTGGCTTTTGCGCCCCGCTCATGGATTCTGATCCCATGGGCTCTGTTGCTTACCGCGGCCCTGCTTTTGGGCGTTCCCACTCTGCTGACCGCGATAGTGGGAGCCAGTGTGGCCGCGATATTCGTTTCGGGATTCGAGCTACCGCGCTGGCGAACACCGGATGTCAGCGGGCGGGCGCTCCGGATCGTGACCTACAATACGGATCGATCGGCGCTGCTCGCCACGACCTTGCGGCGGGATCTGGCAGAGTGGGGAGCCGACGTGGTCCTTCTCCAGGACTGCAAGACCATCGTGGCCGACAGCCTGCGCGTGCGTGCCCCTGTCAGCCTCCACATCACACCCGAGTTCTGTTTTGCCTCCCGCTATCCCCTGCGGCGGGTGGATACCCTCCATACGGCGGTCCGAACGGGAACGGGCACTGTGGGGCGTTTCGGTAACGTCCTCCGGTATGAGGTCGAACTGCCCACTGGCGCCCTGCTTCCGATCTACAGCCTCCACCTGGAAAGCCCGCGCAACGCCCTCTGGGCCGCCCGGAATCTCGATTTCAGTCAGCTGACCACGTCGATGATGGTGCGAGGGGCGGATTCTCGGCGGGCCACCCAGTTCGTCTCACGTGCGGATAGCGCCTTCGTGGTCGCCGGCGATTTCAATCTCCCCTACGGCAGCCTCATTCTGAAGCGGGATTGGGGCGACCTGACCAATGCCTTCGCCGAGGTCGGCTGGGGGTTCGGCAACACCATGCGAGCCGGCCGCTTTCAGGTACGTATCGACCATGTGCTGACGCCACCCACGTTGGTGCCCATGGCCGTCAAAGTCCTCAATGGCTACCCGTCGGAACATCAGCCGGTTGTCGTCGACCTCGCATGGCGGGGCGACCTTTAG
- a CDS encoding TetR family transcriptional regulator, whose product MTSASDSPATRRRAPEERPQQILDAAFHEFAEHGLAGTRLDDIAKRAGVAKGTIYLYFPNKEALFREMVRSTIIEALTEAEATHEAHKGDSAETALRRHAIHTWEFHRTERVRLIKRLVHDELVHFPDLMAFYTQEVIARGRRLMSAIIERGIARGEFRPVDPRIAARMYSAIWISHSTWCNNRAFHPQLGADEQVLEEMIEFFLHALKP is encoded by the coding sequence GTGACCAGTGCTTCAGATTCGCCCGCCACGCGCCGACGCGCGCCGGAGGAGCGACCACAACAGATCCTCGATGCGGCTTTCCACGAGTTCGCCGAACATGGCCTCGCCGGAACCCGCCTCGACGATATCGCCAAACGCGCCGGCGTCGCCAAAGGCACCATCTACCTCTACTTCCCCAACAAGGAAGCCCTGTTTCGTGAGATGGTCCGCTCCACGATCATCGAAGCTTTGACGGAAGCAGAGGCGACACACGAGGCGCACAAGGGCGACAGTGCAGAAACAGCTCTGCGCAGACATGCCATCCATACCTGGGAATTCCACCGCACCGAACGGGTGCGGCTGATCAAGCGTCTCGTCCACGATGAGCTCGTCCATTTCCCCGACCTCATGGCCTTCTATACCCAGGAGGTCATCGCGCGGGGACGACGTCTCATGTCCGCGATCATCGAACGGGGCATCGCCCGCGGCGAATTCCGGCCGGTCGATCCCAGGATCGCCGCCCGCATGTACTCGGCGATCTGGATCTCCCACAGCACCTGGTGCAACAACCGCGCCTTTCACCCCCAGCTCGGCGCCGACGAACAGGTACTCGAGGAAATGATCGAGTTCTTCCTGCACGCTCTCAAACCGTGA
- a CDS encoding TolC family protein: MSTMQYSNLPSQDDGDRTRSGTDRQLTLPAPVSPSFRRAGAIPALAALVLLMWPGVAQTQTAPTTPTRITLGDAARLAARQNGAIEISRARVEQAEARATQRRGALFPDLAGAVIQSGRTMNTATFGFAFANPVTGEPMMRPDGELLGPIPTVDLRYRVQAPLFDLGKWGSWRAAQASTSAASADVNAQAEGAAATAAAVYVRAARAEAQLSARQADSTLAADLLRIARDQLQAGVGIALDVTRAESQLANVRAQIIIARNERDRTLLELKRVTGVAADAPLTLADSLAGLPFFTALPSANEALTAALDTRADVQALKAQEFAQQQAAKAIRWERAPQLGFTMDHGVVGRNYERLLPTYTWGVQLSIGVFDGFRRESRLEEQVAAARETEARLRDLQAQSSLEVRAALLDLSATREQVDAVAERLRLAEQEVSQAQERFRAGVAGNADVITAMLSLNQARTLRNDALASYQSARVSLAKAMGEAQKLP, from the coding sequence ATGTCCACCATGCAATACAGCAATCTACCATCGCAGGACGACGGCGACCGGACACGATCCGGCACCGATCGGCAGCTCACGCTCCCCGCCCCTGTTTCACCCTCTTTCCGGCGCGCCGGCGCCATTCCGGCGCTGGCCGCGCTCGTCCTCCTGATGTGGCCCGGCGTCGCGCAGACACAGACCGCCCCGACCACGCCGACCCGCATCACGCTGGGCGATGCCGCCCGCCTCGCTGCCCGCCAGAACGGTGCGATCGAGATTTCCCGGGCCCGCGTCGAACAGGCCGAGGCGCGTGCGACGCAGCGGCGCGGGGCTCTCTTCCCCGATCTGGCCGGCGCGGTCATCCAGTCGGGACGGACGATGAACACGGCCACGTTCGGGTTTGCGTTCGCCAATCCGGTCACGGGCGAGCCGATGATGCGCCCTGACGGCGAACTCCTCGGTCCGATTCCGACGGTCGATTTACGGTATCGGGTGCAGGCGCCGCTGTTCGATCTCGGCAAGTGGGGGAGCTGGCGCGCGGCCCAGGCCAGCACGTCGGCCGCCAGCGCCGACGTGAACGCGCAGGCAGAGGGAGCCGCCGCGACCGCTGCGGCCGTTTACGTACGCGCGGCCCGCGCCGAAGCGCAGTTGTCGGCCCGCCAGGCCGACTCCACGCTGGCGGCGGACCTGCTGCGCATCGCCCGCGATCAACTGCAGGCGGGGGTCGGAATCGCGCTCGATGTCACACGCGCCGAATCGCAGCTTGCGAACGTACGCGCCCAGATCATCATCGCCCGCAATGAACGGGACCGCACCCTGCTCGAACTCAAGCGTGTGACGGGCGTGGCCGCTGACGCCCCGCTGACACTGGCCGACTCGCTGGCGGGTTTGCCGTTCTTCACCGCGCTGCCTTCGGCCAACGAGGCGCTCACTGCGGCGCTCGACACCCGCGCCGATGTGCAGGCGCTCAAGGCCCAGGAGTTCGCGCAGCAGCAAGCGGCCAAGGCCATCCGGTGGGAGCGCGCACCGCAGCTCGGCTTCACCATGGACCACGGCGTGGTCGGTCGCAATTACGAACGGTTGCTTCCCACCTACACGTGGGGCGTGCAGCTCTCGATCGGAGTCTTCGACGGGTTCCGTCGCGAGTCCCGTCTGGAGGAGCAGGTGGCGGCCGCCCGCGAGACGGAAGCGCGCCTGCGCGATCTGCAGGCGCAGAGCTCCCTCGAAGTGCGCGCCGCGCTGCTCGATCTGAGCGCCACGCGGGAACAGGTGGACGCCGTTGCCGAACGCCTGCGTCTGGCCGAACAGGAAGTGTCACAGGCCCAGGAACGTTTCCGCGCCGGCGTCGCCGGCAATGCGGACGTGATCACCGCCATGCTGTCGCTCAATCAGGCCCGCACGCTGCGCAACGACGCGCTGGCGTCGTATCAGAGCGCGCGCGTGTCCCTCGCCAAAGCGATGGGCGAAGCGCAGAAGCTTCCCTGA
- a CDS encoding HlyD family secretion protein, which produces MSRPNIRLLIPIVAVIGVGIWGFQRWSYGRSHESTDNAQIDGHIVPVVAKVGGYVTAIDAVDNGHVDGKHVLVKLDTRELQVKLAQAEADLAAARAAAGGRGIEGQAATVVRTASSQRDVGAAQVDAAKAQLVRAQADLTRAKELVAKQIISAAQLDAAQATYDAAVANLDATQRQVSAATSGIANAQAGVRLAQARLAAAEAARDNAALQLSYATIEAPVAGVVSRKQVELGQLIQPGQTVMSIVADTGIFVTANMKETQLARIRVGQKVDIEIDAYNASAEGEVESIASATGAKFALLPPDNATGNFTKVVQRVPVRIRVTKDLGKDRPLRPGMSALANVVVR; this is translated from the coding sequence ATGTCTCGCCCGAATATCCGTCTGCTGATCCCGATCGTCGCCGTCATCGGCGTGGGGATCTGGGGATTCCAACGCTGGTCCTATGGTCGCTCGCACGAGTCGACCGACAACGCCCAGATCGATGGCCACATCGTGCCCGTCGTTGCCAAGGTCGGTGGGTATGTCACCGCGATCGACGCCGTGGACAACGGCCATGTCGATGGCAAGCACGTGCTCGTGAAGCTCGACACGCGTGAACTCCAAGTGAAACTGGCGCAGGCCGAGGCCGACCTGGCGGCCGCGCGTGCGGCGGCCGGTGGCCGTGGCATCGAAGGTCAGGCGGCCACGGTGGTGCGCACCGCGTCGAGCCAGCGCGATGTGGGCGCCGCGCAGGTGGACGCGGCCAAGGCGCAACTCGTCCGGGCGCAGGCCGATCTCACGCGTGCGAAAGAACTGGTGGCCAAGCAGATCATCAGTGCGGCGCAGCTCGACGCGGCGCAGGCCACCTACGACGCCGCCGTGGCGAATCTCGATGCCACGCAGCGTCAGGTGTCGGCGGCGACGAGCGGCATCGCCAACGCGCAGGCCGGTGTGCGTCTCGCGCAGGCCCGTCTCGCGGCCGCCGAGGCGGCGCGCGACAACGCGGCCTTGCAGTTGTCGTACGCGACCATCGAGGCGCCGGTGGCCGGTGTCGTCTCGCGCAAGCAGGTGGAGCTGGGCCAGCTCATCCAGCCCGGACAGACGGTGATGTCGATCGTCGCCGATACGGGCATCTTCGTGACGGCCAACATGAAGGAGACGCAGCTCGCGCGCATCCGCGTGGGTCAGAAGGTCGACATCGAAATCGATGCCTACAACGCGTCGGCGGAAGGCGAGGTGGAAAGCATCGCGTCGGCAACGGGCGCGAAGTTCGCGCTGCTGCCGCCCGACAACGCCACGGGCAACTTCACGAAGGTCGTGCAGCGGGTGCCCGTGCGTATCCGCGTGACGAAGGACCTCGGCAAGGACCGGCCGTTGCGTCCGGGGATGTCGGCGCTCGCCAACGTGGTGGTGCGGTAA
- a CDS encoding DHA2 family efflux MFS transporter permease subunit: MSTTVMDPPALVAPPATPRASGTAQAVADDPYKNKYLIAIAVTLAAVLELVDTSIVNVAIPHMMGTLGATLDEIAWVSTSYIIANVIVIPMSSWLSAFFGRQRYLTGSILIFVVASFFCGAATSLWGLVFWRVLQGLGGGALLSTAQTTLFEAFPPHERGIGQAIFGVGVMVGPTIGPTLGGFIVDAYAWPWIFYINVPLGLIAALMVWTYVKDAAHQVRAQTVDVLGIVLLAVAVGSLQWMLERGERYDWFESRFVTVLAITSLVAAILLVWRELTIDEPVIDFHVLKSRQLAPGVLFGSFLGVALFGSVFVLPVFLQSLHGYSAQQTGMVILPGAIASAITMAIMGRFGSKIDARLLVTFGSFMFLLSMWQMSRITLDAGQHDMFWPLIIRGVGLGCIFVPLTGASVAGIPMHKLGQATGMFNLMRQLGGSLGIATMATLLSRLTRTEKAVLTEHAGIYDPATLERVNGLTHGLIARGIDPYNAKQQALMLLDRQIGAQASVMAFSRIYLISGLLLVAALPLLLIWKTGRAVPLKADAH, encoded by the coding sequence GTGAGCACCACCGTCATGGATCCTCCGGCGTTGGTTGCACCGCCTGCCACGCCCCGTGCTTCGGGGACGGCGCAGGCGGTGGCCGACGATCCGTACAAGAACAAGTATCTCATCGCGATCGCGGTGACGCTCGCGGCGGTGCTGGAGCTCGTCGACACGTCCATCGTGAACGTCGCGATTCCGCACATGATGGGCACCCTCGGCGCGACGCTCGACGAGATCGCGTGGGTGAGTACGTCGTACATCATCGCCAACGTCATCGTCATCCCGATGTCGAGCTGGCTGTCGGCGTTTTTCGGGCGGCAGCGGTATCTGACGGGTTCGATCCTGATCTTCGTGGTCGCCTCGTTCTTCTGCGGCGCCGCGACGTCCCTGTGGGGACTGGTGTTCTGGCGCGTGCTGCAGGGACTCGGTGGCGGTGCGCTGCTGTCCACCGCGCAGACGACGCTGTTCGAAGCGTTTCCGCCACACGAGCGCGGCATCGGCCAGGCGATTTTCGGCGTGGGGGTGATGGTGGGCCCCACGATCGGTCCGACGCTGGGCGGGTTCATCGTGGACGCCTATGCGTGGCCGTGGATCTTCTACATCAACGTGCCGCTCGGGCTGATCGCGGCGCTGATGGTGTGGACGTACGTGAAGGACGCGGCGCACCAGGTGCGCGCGCAGACGGTGGACGTGCTGGGCATCGTGCTGCTCGCGGTGGCGGTGGGTTCGCTGCAGTGGATGCTGGAACGTGGTGAACGTTACGACTGGTTCGAGTCGCGCTTCGTGACCGTGCTGGCGATCACCAGTCTGGTGGCGGCGATCCTGCTGGTGTGGCGGGAGCTGACGATCGACGAACCGGTGATCGACTTCCACGTGCTCAAGTCACGACAGCTCGCGCCGGGCGTGCTGTTTGGGAGTTTCCTGGGCGTGGCGCTCTTCGGTTCGGTGTTCGTGCTGCCGGTGTTCCTGCAGTCGCTGCACGGCTACAGCGCGCAGCAGACGGGCATGGTGATCCTGCCGGGCGCGATCGCGTCGGCGATCACGATGGCGATCATGGGCCGGTTCGGCAGCAAGATCGACGCGCGCCTCCTGGTGACATTCGGCTCCTTCATGTTCCTCCTGTCGATGTGGCAGATGTCGCGGATCACACTCGACGCGGGTCAGCACGACATGTTCTGGCCGCTCATCATCCGCGGCGTGGGACTGGGCTGTATCTTCGTCCCGCTGACTGGTGCGAGCGTGGCGGGCATCCCGATGCACAAGCTCGGCCAGGCAACGGGCATGTTCAATCTCATGCGCCAGCTCGGCGGCTCGCTGGGCATCGCCACGATGGCCACGCTGCTCTCGCGTCTGACCAGGACCGAGAAGGCCGTGCTCACGGAGCACGCGGGGATCTACGACCCGGCCACCCTGGAGCGCGTGAACGGTCTCACCCACGGCCTCATCGCCCGCGGGATCGATCCGTACAACGCAAAGCAGCAGGCGCTGATGCTGCTGGACCGCCAGATCGGCGCCCAGGCGAGTGTGATGGCGTTCTCGCGGATCTACCTGATCTCGGGGTTGCTGCTGGTGGCCGCGCTGCCCCTGCTGCTGATCTGGAAGACGGGAAGAGCGGTGCCGCTGAAAGCGGATGCGCATTAG
- a CDS encoding HDIG domain-containing metalloprotein, with product MPTRPEAERLVHEWTGSESLRKHMLAVECAMRAYARHLGEDEELWGVTGLIHDFDYERYPNASQAADVEHPAEGVRHLRALGWPESICEAVLGHAAYCGVPRVTPLAKALFAVDELTGLITACALVKPSRAVSDVDVAGVRKKMKDKAFARGVNRDDIVQGAEALGVPLDEHIQRVLSAMQANADRLGLAGVTPPSSTTFSGDA from the coding sequence GTGCCTACCCGTCCTGAAGCCGAGCGCCTGGTCCACGAGTGGACCGGCTCCGAATCCCTCCGCAAGCACATGCTGGCCGTCGAGTGCGCGATGCGCGCCTATGCGCGGCATCTGGGGGAGGACGAGGAGCTGTGGGGGGTCACCGGTCTCATCCACGATTTTGATTACGAGCGGTATCCCAACGCTTCGCAGGCTGCCGATGTCGAACATCCGGCGGAGGGGGTGCGCCATCTGCGGGCGTTGGGGTGGCCCGAGAGCATCTGCGAGGCGGTGCTGGGGCATGCGGCGTACTGCGGGGTGCCCCGTGTCACACCGCTGGCCAAGGCGCTGTTCGCGGTGGATGAACTGACGGGGCTGATCACGGCCTGTGCGCTGGTGAAGCCGTCCAGGGCGGTGAGCGATGTGGACGTCGCCGGGGTCCGGAAAAAGATGAAAGACAAGGCATTCGCGCGCGGCGTGAATCGTGACGATATCGTACAGGGCGCCGAGGCGCTGGGGGTGCCGCTCGACGAGCACATCCAGCGTGTGTTGTCGGCCATGCAGGCCAATGCCGACCGGCTGGGCCTGGCCGGTGTCACTCCCCCATCCTCAACGACGTTTTCCGGCGATGCGTAA
- a CDS encoding sigma-70 family RNA polymerase sigma factor, whose translation MTVLSLPIPLASPDQGRRGRVVPDMADRPVGTGPSMAGERPVSAEALEERELVLAAQAGDNVAFAGLVRRHQRRAYAVARAIVLSHDDAEDAVQEGFLHAFRALERFRPEQAFGAWLHRIVANAALDIARRRKVRDADELPETLSSPHRDPAESDELRARLMRALDTLGERQRAVIVLHDVEGYKHAEIGALLGIPEGTARSDLHHARAHLRRQLSNLRSEK comes from the coding sequence GTGACTGTCCTTTCCCTCCCGATTCCGCTCGCGTCGCCCGATCAGGGCCGGCGGGGCCGGGTCGTGCCCGACATGGCCGATCGGCCGGTCGGAACGGGGCCGTCCATGGCCGGTGAGCGTCCGGTTTCCGCCGAGGCGCTCGAGGAGCGGGAGCTGGTCCTGGCGGCGCAGGCCGGGGACAACGTGGCCTTTGCGGGCCTCGTCCGCCGTCATCAGCGCCGGGCTTACGCAGTGGCCCGGGCGATCGTCCTGTCACATGACGACGCCGAGGATGCAGTGCAGGAAGGATTTCTGCATGCCTTCCGGGCGTTGGAGCGGTTCCGTCCCGAGCAGGCGTTCGGGGCGTGGCTGCATCGGATCGTGGCCAATGCGGCGCTCGACATCGCGCGTCGCCGCAAGGTGCGCGATGCGGACGAATTGCCGGAGACGCTGTCGTCTCCGCACCGCGATCCCGCGGAATCGGATGAACTGCGTGCGCGTCTGATGCGCGCGCTGGACACTCTTGGCGAACGGCAACGCGCGGTCATCGTGCTGCACGACGTCGAGGGCTATAAACACGCAGAAATCGGTGCCCTGCTCGGAATCCCCGAGGGAACAGCGCGCTCCGACCTGCATCACGCTCGGGCGCATCTGAGGCGCCAGTTGAGCAACCTTCGGAGTGAGAAATGA
- a CDS encoding TolC family protein, giving the protein MKLGQYAGAAMVGAVLVAAPLGAQPPAVPDDGARVITLTEAIQQAQRNAPNVVVARGLERNAGAARRAAYAAFIPSLNLTASSGRTQGVQFFQGQLVPLTGNPWNYNNGIQTSLDLFDGGRRFQEIARVKATSDVADASIVQSRFDAALQVKQQYYAALAARESEAAARAQLEQAEQQLKASTARVAAGVATKSDSLRSAIQKGNAQLAVLTAQNDLRVANAALTRVVGSTVTVTAAPEDTLDVLPQMPTEQELEALVNQGPAVQVAEANVVAAKATRRSQRSQYMPTLSMTYNYTYTQSSKAFSGGNLFMIGGNDPNRQNLNFNFSYPLFNNLVREQQSVQTDVALRNAEAQARDARLAARQNLTAQMRSLQNAMARIEVQMAAIAAAEEDLRVQQQRYALGASTLLDLLTSQTTLNQARQALIQARLDSRVARAQLSVLVGREL; this is encoded by the coding sequence GTGAAGCTTGGTCAGTATGCAGGTGCGGCGATGGTCGGGGCGGTCCTGGTGGCCGCCCCGCTTGGCGCTCAGCCCCCTGCCGTTCCAGATGACGGTGCCCGCGTCATCACCCTCACGGAGGCCATCCAGCAGGCGCAGCGCAATGCGCCGAATGTAGTGGTGGCCCGGGGACTGGAGCGTAACGCCGGGGCCGCCCGCCGCGCCGCTTATGCCGCCTTCATCCCGTCGCTCAACCTCACCGCCTCCAGTGGACGGACCCAGGGCGTGCAGTTCTTCCAGGGACAGCTGGTGCCACTCACCGGCAATCCGTGGAACTACAACAACGGCATCCAGACCTCGCTCGATCTCTTCGACGGGGGACGGCGGTTCCAGGAAATTGCCCGGGTGAAAGCCACGTCCGACGTGGCCGACGCGTCGATCGTGCAGTCCCGCTTCGATGCGGCGCTGCAGGTCAAGCAGCAATACTACGCCGCACTCGCCGCGCGCGAATCGGAGGCCGCGGCGCGTGCGCAGCTGGAGCAGGCGGAACAGCAGCTCAAGGCCTCGACCGCCCGGGTGGCCGCCGGCGTCGCCACCAAGTCCGATTCGCTGCGTTCGGCCATCCAGAAGGGCAACGCCCAGTTGGCGGTGCTGACGGCGCAGAACGACCTGCGGGTGGCGAATGCGGCGCTGACCCGGGTCGTCGGCTCGACGGTCACCGTGACGGCGGCGCCCGAGGACACGCTCGACGTGCTCCCGCAGATGCCCACCGAGCAGGAGCTCGAGGCGCTGGTCAATCAGGGGCCGGCCGTGCAGGTGGCGGAAGCCAACGTGGTGGCCGCAAAGGCCACACGGCGCTCGCAGCGCTCCCAGTACATGCCCACGCTGTCGATGACGTACAACTACACCTATACCCAGAGCTCCAAGGCGTTTTCGGGTGGCAATCTGTTCATGATCGGCGGCAACGACCCCAATCGCCAGAATCTGAACTTCAATTTCTCCTATCCGTTGTTCAACAACCTCGTGCGCGAGCAGCAGTCGGTGCAGACCGATGTGGCGCTGCGCAATGCCGAGGCGCAGGCGCGTGATGCCCGTCTGGCGGCGCGTCAGAACCTGACGGCGCAGATGCGCTCCCTGCAGAACGCGATGGCCCGGATCGAGGTCCAGATGGCCGCGATCGCCGCCGCCGAGGAGGACCTGCGGGTCCAGCAGCAGCGGTATGCCCTCGGCGCGTCCACCCTGCTCGATCTGCTGACCTCCCAGACCACGCTCAATCAGGCGCGGCAGGCGCTGATCCAGGCGCGTCTGGACAGTCGTGTTGCCCGGGCCCAGTTGTCGGTGCTGGTGGGCCGCGAACTGTAA